From a single bacterium genomic region:
- the hemW gene encoding radical SAM family heme chaperone HemW, translating into MPKSWLNPANKPKNLYIHIPFCAGKCHYCNFISFSGKNEFIASYFAALKAEMKFCLGRQGAIGLETIYIGGGTPSVVDTRFYKDIFGLLSELTCISLDAEITMEINPGTVNINYLKEIRDIGINRLSIGVQSFDDKILKSINRIHSSQEAIETVKTAKKAGFANISIDLIYGLPEQTIEGWETTLNKALSLGINHISTYGLKIEEGTEFSRHLPKNLPDDEVQSQIYLKTIDILENNGFNHYEISNFSKKGFESRHNLCYWKNKKYFALGLSAHGYLDDTRYSNTENLEEYLKDPTKSAFENQISAPEKIEEAVFLGLRLTEGINTKEFKLNYGIDIYQKYSKIIEKYIDYGFMTYDSSKNLKLTKHGILLSNSILADFLA; encoded by the coding sequence ATGCCGAAATCATGGTTAAATCCAGCAAATAAACCAAAAAATTTATATATTCACATACCTTTTTGCGCAGGCAAATGCCATTACTGTAATTTCATTTCTTTTTCGGGAAAAAATGAATTTATAGCATCTTATTTTGCTGCTTTAAAGGCAGAAATGAAATTTTGTTTAGGCAGACAAGGTGCTATTGGGCTGGAAACGATTTATATAGGCGGCGGAACTCCCTCTGTTGTTGATACTCGCTTTTATAAGGACATCTTCGGGCTTTTATCAGAATTAACCTGTATTTCTTTAGATGCTGAAATAACTATGGAAATTAATCCGGGTACTGTAAATATAAATTATCTTAAAGAAATCAGGGATATAGGAATAAACCGATTAAGCATAGGTGTTCAGAGTTTTGATGATAAAATTCTAAAGTCTATAAACAGAATTCATAGCTCTCAAGAGGCTATAGAAACTGTAAAAACGGCTAAAAAAGCAGGTTTTGCAAATATAAGTATAGATTTAATATACGGACTGCCTGAACAAACTATTGAAGGTTGGGAAACAACATTAAATAAGGCTTTAAGTCTGGGGATAAACCATATTTCAACCTATGGCCTAAAAATAGAAGAAGGAACAGAGTTTTCCCGTCATTTGCCGAAAAATCTTCCCGATGATGAAGTACAAAGTCAAATCTATCTAAAAACTATAGATATTCTCGAAAATAACGGTTTTAATCATTACGAAATAAGCAATTTTTCTAAAAAGGGCTTTGAATCCCGACACAATCTTTGCTATTGGAAAAATAAAAAATATTTTGCACTTGGTTTAAGTGCGCATGGCTATTTAGACGATACCAGATATTCTAATACAGAAAATCTCGAAGAGTATTTGAAAGACCCCACGAAATCGGCTTTTGAAAATCAGATTTCCGCGCCTGAAAAAATCGAAGAAGCTGTCTTTCTCGGATTGAGGCTTACAGAGGGAATTAATACAAAAGAATTTAAGCTTAATTATGGAATTGATATTTATCAAAAATATTCAAAAATCATAGAAAAATATATTGATTATGGTTTTATGACCTACGACAGCAGCAAAAATTTGAAACTTACAAAGCATGGAATATTATTGAGCAATTCGATTTTGGCAGATTTTTTGGCATAA
- the groL gene encoding chaperonin GroEL (60 kDa chaperone family; promotes refolding of misfolded polypeptides especially under stressful conditions; forms two stacked rings of heptamers to form a barrel-shaped 14mer; ends can be capped by GroES; misfolded proteins enter the barrel where they are refolded when GroES binds) — protein MAKRIAFNEDARKALVVGVDAVADAVKVTLGPKGRNVVIDKKFGAPQIVNDGVTIAKEIDLPDNLENLGAQLVKEVASKTNDVAGDGTTTAAVLAQSIVREGLKNVTAGANPIGIKRGIAKAVAIAVEEIKKSAKKIESKESIAQVATISAGNDDFIGGLIADAMDRVGNEGVITVEESKTIGTELKVVEGMQFDKGYISPYFVTDAERMEAVLDDVFVLCVNKKINIVSDLVPVLEQVAREGRGILIIAEDVEGEALATLVVNTMRKVLRAVAVKAPGFGDRRKEMLQDIAILTGGELFTEELGLKLENVTVQMMGKARRVTVSKDKTTIVVGDDTKQTVADRVKLIKRQIEESDSDYDKEKLQERLAKLAGGVAVIEVGAATETELKDKKLRIEDALNATRAAIEEGIVAGGGVTLIKVQKVLAEKVANCTDYSQDEKTGAEILTRALVAPLKQIAINAGQSGEVVVEEVKKLGGDMGYDAQNDKYVDMVKAGIVDPAKVTRSALENAASIASMLLTTEAAIVDLPEEKSGMGGGMPGMGGMGGMDY, from the coding sequence ATAGCATTTAATGAAGATGCCCGCAAAGCTTTAGTTGTTGGCGTTGATGCTGTTGCTGACGCAGTAAAAGTTACATTAGGACCAAAAGGACGTAACGTTGTAATTGATAAAAAATTCGGCGCACCGCAAATCGTAAACGATGGCGTGACAATCGCTAAAGAAATTGATCTTCCTGATAACCTTGAAAATTTAGGCGCTCAACTGGTAAAAGAAGTTGCCAGCAAAACAAATGACGTAGCCGGCGACGGTACAACAACCGCTGCTGTATTGGCTCAATCAATTGTTAGAGAAGGCTTAAAAAACGTAACAGCAGGCGCTAATCCTATCGGAATCAAAAGAGGAATCGCTAAAGCTGTTGCAATAGCTGTTGAAGAAATTAAAAAAAGCGCTAAAAAAATTGAATCAAAAGAATCAATTGCTCAAGTTGCGACAATTTCAGCAGGCAACGATGATTTCATCGGCGGATTAATTGCTGATGCAATGGATAGAGTTGGTAATGAAGGCGTTATCACAGTTGAAGAATCAAAAACAATAGGAACAGAACTTAAAGTTGTAGAAGGCATGCAGTTTGATAAAGGTTATATAAGCCCTTACTTCGTAACTGACGCTGAAAGAATGGAAGCTGTTCTTGATGATGTATTTGTACTTTGCGTAAACAAAAAAATCAATATAGTGTCCGATCTCGTTCCTGTTCTTGAACAAGTTGCAAGAGAAGGCAGAGGAATTTTAATTATTGCTGAAGATGTTGAAGGCGAAGCTCTCGCAACTCTTGTTGTTAATACAATGAGAAAAGTATTAAGAGCTGTTGCAGTAAAAGCTCCTGGATTTGGCGACAGAAGAAAAGAAATGCTTCAAGATATCGCTATTTTGACAGGCGGCGAACTCTTCACAGAAGAACTAGGGCTTAAATTAGAAAACGTAACTGTTCAAATGATGGGTAAAGCTAGAAGAGTTACTGTTTCTAAAGATAAAACAACTATTGTTGTCGGTGATGACACAAAACAAACTGTTGCTGACAGGGTAAAACTAATCAAACGTCAAATTGAAGAATCTGACAGCGATTATGATAAAGAAAAATTACAGGAAAGACTTGCTAAATTGGCAGGCGGAGTTGCTGTAATCGAAGTGGGCGCAGCTACAGAAACCGAGCTTAAAGACAAAAAACTCAGAATCGAAGATGCTCTTAATGCTACAAGAGCTGCTATCGAAGAAGGTATTGTTGCAGGCGGCGGTGTTACACTGATTAAAGTTCAAAAAGTTCTCGCCGAAAAAGTTGCAAATTGCACAGATTATTCACAGGACGAAAAAACTGGTGCTGAAATTCTTACAAGAGCGCTTGTTGCTCCTTTAAAACAAATCGCTATAAATGCAGGACAAAGCGGCGAAGTTGTTGTTGAAGAAGTAAAAAAACTTGGCGGCGACATGGGTTATGACGCTCAAAACGACAAATATGTCGATATGGTTAAAGCCGGTATCGTTGACCCTGCAAAAGTAACAAGAAGCGCACTTGAAAATGCGGCTTCAATAGCTTCAATGTTGCTTACAACAGAAGCTGCTATTGTTGATTTACCTGAAGAAAAATCAGGAATGGGCGGCGGAATGCCCGGTATGGGTGGCATGGGCGGAATGGATTACTAA